One region of Miscanthus floridulus cultivar M001 chromosome 19, ASM1932011v1, whole genome shotgun sequence genomic DNA includes:
- the LOC136527392 gene encoding 12-oxophytodienoate reductase 1-like: MVQQASKEVIPLMTPYKMGQFQLSHRVVLAPLTRCRSYGNVPQPHAAVYYAQRATKGGLLIAEATGVSPTAQGYPETPGIWTQEQVEAWKPIVDAVHRKGGIFFCQIWHVGRVSTNDFQPDGQAPISSTDKQISPDAESGIVYSKPRRLRTEEIPGIVDDFRRAARNAIEAGFDGVEIHGAHGYLLEQFMKDSSNDRTDEYGGSLENRCRFAVEVIDAIVREVGAHRVGIRLSPFVDFMDCVDSDPVALGHFMIQQLNKHEGFLYCHKVEPRMAIVDGRRQIPHRLLPFRKAFNGTFIAAGGYDREEGNKVVAEGYADLVAYGRLFLANPDLPKRFELNAPLNKYDRSTFYTQDPVVGYTDYPFLEDGSDNDESSSQA; encoded by the exons ATGGTGCAGCAAGCTTCGAAGGAGGTGATCCCGCTGATGACGCCGTACAAGATGGGCCAGTTCCAGCTCTCCCACCGGGTGGTCCTCGCGCCGCTGACGAGGTGCCGCTCCTACGGCAACGTGCCGCAGCCGCACGCCGCCGTGTACTACGCGCAGCGCGCCACCAAGGGTGGCCTGCTCATCGCGGAGGCCACGGGGGTGTCGCCCACCGCGCAGGGGTACCCGGAGACACCTGGCATCTGGACGCAGGAGCAGGTCGAGGCGTGGAAGCCCATCGTCGACGCCGTCCACCGGAAGGGTGGCATCTTCTTCTGCCAGATTTGGCATGTCGGCAGGGTCTCGACCAATG ATTTTCAGCCCGACGGGCAGGCGCCTATCTCGAGCACGGACAAGCAGATTTCTCCGGACGCCGAGTCCGGAATTGTGTATTCGAAGCCGCGCCGGTTGCGAACCGAGGAGATCCCCGGCATCGTCGATGATTTCAGGCGGGCTGCACGGAATGCAATTGAAGCCGGCTTCGATGGTGTTGAGATCCACGGTGCGCATGGATATCTCCTCGAGCAATTCATGAAGGACAGTTCTAATGACCGCACCGACGAGTACGGCGGCAGCCTGGAGAATCGGTGCCGCTTCGCCGTGGAGGTCATCGACGCCATTGTCCGCGAGGTGGGCGCGCACCGCGTGGGCATCAGGCTATCGCCGTTTGTTGACTTCATGGATTGCGTGGATTCCGATCCTGTGGCGCTTGGCCACTTCATGATCCAGCAGCTCAACAAGCACGAGGGTTTTCTCTACTGCCACAAGGTGGAACCTCGAATGGCGATCGTCGACGGCCGCAGGCAGATCCCTCACAGGCTCTTGCCGTTCCGAAAGGCGTTTAACGGCACGTTTATCGCTGCTGGCGGATACGATCGGGAGGAAGGCAACAAGGTAGTGGCAGAAGGCTATGCTGACCTTGTTGCATATGGAAGACTCTTCTTGGCTAACCCGGACCTGCCTAAGAGGTTCGAGCTGAATGCGCCACTGAACAAGTATGACCGCTCTACCTTCTACACGCAAGATCCTGTTGTTGGCTACACGGATTACCCTTTCCTTGAAGACGGCAGCGATAATGATGAGTCAAGTTCTCAAGCTTAA
- the LOC136527672 gene encoding 12-oxophytodienoate reductase 1-like — protein MVQQASKEVIPLMTPYKMGQFQLSHRVVLAPLTRCRSYGNVPQPHAAVYYAQRATKGGLLIAEATGVSPTAQGYPETPGIWTQEQVEAWKPIVDAVHRKGGIFFCQIWHVGRVSTNDFQPDGQAPISSTDKQISPDAESGTVYSKPRRLRTEEIPGIVDDFRRAARNAIEAGFDGVEIHGAHGYLLEQFMKDSSNDRTDEYGGSLENRCRFAVEVIDAIVREVGAHRVGIRLSPFVDFVDCVDSDPVALGHYMIQQLNKHEGFLYCHMVEPRMAIVDGRRQIPHRLSPFRKAFNGTFIAAGGYDREEGNKVVAEGYADLVAYGRLFLANPDLPKRFELNAPLNKYDRSTFYTQDPVVGYTDYPFLKDGSDTDESSSQA, from the exons ATGGTGCAGCAAGCTTCGAAGGAGGTGATCCCGCTGATGACGCCGTACAAGATGGGCCAGTTCCAGCTCTCCCACCGGGTGGTCCTCGCGCCGCTGACGAGGTGCCGCTCCTACGGCAACGTGCCGCAGCCGCACGCCGCCGTGTACTACGCGCAGCGCGCCACCAAGGGTGGCCTGCTCATCGCGGAGGCCACGGGGGTGTCGCCCACCGCGCAGGGGTACCCGGAGACACCTGGCATCTGGACGCAGGAGCAGGTCGAGGCGTGGAAGCCCATCGTCGACGCCGTCCACCGGAAGGGTGGCATCTTCTTCTGCCAGATTTGGCATGTCGGCAGGGTCTCGACCAATG ATTTTCAGCCCGACGGGCAGGCGCCTATCTCGAGCACGGACAAGCAGATTTCTCCGGACGCCGAGTCCGGAACGGTGTATTCGAAGCCGCGCCGGTTGCGAACCGAGGAGATCCCCGGCATCGTCGATGATTTCAGGCGGGCTGCACGGAATGCAATTGAAGCCGGCTTCGATGGTGTTGAGATCCACGGTGCGCATGGATATCTCCTCGAGCAATTCATGAAGGACAGTTCTAATGACCGCACCGACGAGTACGGCGGCAGCCTGGAGAATCGGTGCCGCTTCGCCGTGGAGGTCATCGACGCCATTGTCCGCGAGGTGGGCGCGCACCGCGTGGGCATCAGGCTATCGCCGTTTGTTGACTTCGTGGATTGCGTGGATTCCGATCCTGTGGCGCTTGGCCACTACATGATCCAGCAGCTCAACAAGCACGAGGGTTTTCTCTACTGCCACATGGTGGAACCTCGAATGGCGATCGTCGACGGCCGCAGGCAGATCCCTCACAGGCTCTCGCCGTTCCGAAAGGCGTTTAACGGCACATTTATCGCTGCTGGCGGATACGATCGGGAGGAAGGCAACAAGGTAGTGGCAGAAGGCTATGCTGACCTTGTTGCATATGGAAGACTCTTCTTGGCTAACCCGGACCTTCCTAAGAGGTTCGAGTTGAATGCGCCACTGAACAAGTATGACCGCTCTACCTTCTACACGCAAGATCCTGTTGTTGGCTACACGGATTACCCTTTCCTTAAAGACGGCAGCGATACTGATGAGTCAAGTTCTCAAGCTTAA